A region of the Streptomyces durocortorensis genome:
GACCGCGTCGAGAAGGGTGTCCCAGCCGGGGTCGGTGAGGGTACGCAGGCGCAGTTCGGCGCGGTAGGGGCGGACCCGGCTGCCGTGCACATAGGCGATGACGCGGCCGGGGGTGACGGTGATCGCCGCGACCTGGCCTTCGTCGGCGTACGCACGGCCGCGGGCGAGCCGCGCCCCGTCCATCGACAGCGACTCCAGGGCCGTCACCCAGGCCCGGCCCCACCAGCTGTCCGCGAAGGGCTCGCCGTCCCGGGAGGTGCGGGCGGGCACCGCTTCGAAGGTGCGCCGCAGATCGTCGGGGCCGGGCCGGACGCGGGGTGCCGAACGGGGCGTCGGCCGGGGGCTCATGCGGGCCTCCGCAGGGCGACGAGGTCGGCGAGGTCGCGGTCGCTGAGCTCGGTCAGCGCGGTCTCACCGGTGCCGAGCACCGCGTCCGCCAGGGCCCGCTTGGACTCCAGCAGCTCACCGATCCGGTCCTCCACCGTGCCCTCCGCGATGATCCGGTGGACCTGCACGGGCTGGGTCTGGCCGATCCGGTACGCCCGGTCCGTGGCCTGCTCCTCGACTGCCGGGTTCCACCAGCGGTCGTAGTGGACGACATGGGCGGCGCGGGTCAGGTTCAGCCCGGTGCCCGCCGCCTTGAGGGAGAGCAGGAAGACGGGGACCTCGGCGGACTGGAAGCGGTCCACCATCCGCTCCCGCTCGGCCACCGGCGTACCACCGTGCAGGAGTTGGGAGGGGATCGCACGGGAGGCCAGGTGCGCGGAGAGGAGCTTCGCCATCGTCACGTACTGGGTGAAGATCAGGACCGAGCCGTCCTCGGCCAGGATCGTGTCGAGCAGTTCGTCCAGCAGGGCGAGCTTGCCCGAGCGGGCCGTGAGCCGGGTGGGCTCCTCCTTCAGATACTGGGCGGGGTGGTTGCAGATCTGCTTGAGCGAGGACAGCAGCTTCATGACGAGACCCCGGCGGGCGATGCCCTCGGCGCCCTCGATCTGGGCCATCGTCTCGCGGACGGCGGCCTCGTAGAGCGTGGCCTGCTCGCGGGTGAGGGCGACGGGGTGGTCGGTCTCCGTCTTGGGCGGCAGCTCGGGGGCGATGCCGGGGTCGGACTTCTTGCGCCGCAGGAGGAACGGGCGGACCAGCCGGGACAGCCGCTCCACCGCCTCCTCGTTGCCCAGACCGGCGGCCGTGCCGGTGTTCTCCACGATCCGGGCGTGCCGGGCCCGGAACGTCTTGAGCGGGCCGAGCAGTCCGGGCGTGGTCCAGTCGAGCAGCGCCCAGAGCTCGGAGAGGTTGTTCTCGACAGGGGTGCCGGTGAGGGCGACTCTGGCCGGGGCGGGGATGGTGCGCAGGGCCTTGGCCGTGGAGGAGTGCGGATTCTTGACGTGCTGCGCCTCGTCGGCGACGACCAGGCCCCAGCTGTGCTCGGCGAGTTGGGCGGCGCGGCTGCGCATCGTGCCGTAGGTGGTCAGGACGAAGCCGTTGTCCGGATCGGTCAGGGTCCGGTCCGTGCCGTGGAAGCGCCGCACCGGGACGCCGGGGGCGAAGCGGTTGATCTCGCGGTGCCAGTTGCCGAGGAGGGAGGCGGGGCAGACCACCAGGGTCGGCGAGGGGTGCGCGCGGTGCAGGTGGAGGGCGATGAGGGTGATCGTCTTGCCGAGGCCCATGTCGTCGGCGAGGCAGCCGCCGAGCCCGAGCGCGGTCATCCGGTCCAGCCAGGCCAGACCGCGCAGCTGGTAGTCGCGCAGGGTCGCGTCCAGTCCGGGCGGCGGCGGGATCGTGGTGTCCTCGGCGAGGATGCGCGTCCGCAGTGCGGCGAGGGCTCCGGCCGGAACGGCGTCCACCCGTTCACCGTCCACCTCCGCGCTGCCCGTGAGGGCGACGGCCAGCGCGTCCACCGGATCCAGGAGCCCCAACTCCCGTTTGCGCGCCTTGCGTACGAGCGCGGGGTCGACGACCACCCATTGGTCGCGCAGTCGCACCACCGGCCGGTGGGCCTCGGCCAGGGCGTCCATCTCCGCCTCGGTCAGCTGCTCGTCCCCCAGTGACAGCTGCCAGTCGAAGGCGAAAAGCTGCTCGGCGTCGAAGAACGAGGTGCCGTCGGTGGCCGAACCGGGCGCGGGCCGCACCACGGCGGCCGCGGTCAGCGAACGGGCCAGCTCGCGCGGCCAGTGGACGTGGACCCCTGCCGCCGCCAGCCGGGCCCCCGCGTCGCTCAACAGCTCGTACAGCTCGTCCTCGGTGATCGCGAGCACATCGGGGACCGGCTGTCCCAGCAGCCGTTCCAGCGGGGCCCAGATCCGGGCGGCCCGGCGCAGCGCCAGCACCGCGTCGACCCGGGCACGCGGTCCGAACGGCTCGCCCGCCCCGCCGTTCCACAGGGCGGCCGCGTCCACCACATACGTGGGGTCGGCAAGGCTGTGCACCTGCACGATGGCCGCGGCGGCAGGGCGGACCGCGGGGTCGTCGGGGTGCGCCGCTTGCTCCACGGCCTCCGGCGCGGCCTCCCCGGAGGCCGTGACGGCGTAGGTGTCGGCGGTGTCGAACAGCTCGTACGCGGAGAGGTCGAGGCGAAGCGAGATCTTCACACCGGCGTC
Encoded here:
- a CDS encoding DEAD/DEAH box helicase: MTVGTRRGEDVVERSADAGRLLRCAAVFLPGTVPREGRIAFWDPRADGGDGSPGAVPAQVGASSADADASGRGEASFMYADGSGPSGDTVPYTAAELTVVRPDGAARPGGVRRSVVPAALLSVTDALPVLIRARQQASAHPATRCWGAAALHALQLVARGRLLPGITADGHDAWRAGPRDAEDVAHLRAVAAALPPEGHAVPVAASEPPRLPDPETLIGSFLDAVADTLPRTPAAPFAMGAPFAAREPQHLPHAAAWAVEVASGLDAGVKISLRLDLSAYELFDTADTYAVTASGEAAPEAVEQAAHPDDPAVRPAAAAIVQVHSLADPTYVVDAAALWNGGAGEPFGPRARVDAVLALRRAARIWAPLERLLGQPVPDVLAITEDELYELLSDAGARLAAAGVHVHWPRELARSLTAAAVVRPAPGSATDGTSFFDAEQLFAFDWQLSLGDEQLTEAEMDALAEAHRPVVRLRDQWVVVDPALVRKARKRELGLLDPVDALAVALTGSAEVDGERVDAVPAGALAALRTRILAEDTTIPPPPGLDATLRDYQLRGLAWLDRMTALGLGGCLADDMGLGKTITLIALHLHRAHPSPTLVVCPASLLGNWHREINRFAPGVPVRRFHGTDRTLTDPDNGFVLTTYGTMRSRAAQLAEHSWGLVVADEAQHVKNPHSSTAKALRTIPAPARVALTGTPVENNLSELWALLDWTTPGLLGPLKTFRARHARIVENTGTAAGLGNEEAVERLSRLVRPFLLRRKKSDPGIAPELPPKTETDHPVALTREQATLYEAAVRETMAQIEGAEGIARRGLVMKLLSSLKQICNHPAQYLKEEPTRLTARSGKLALLDELLDTILAEDGSVLIFTQYVTMAKLLSAHLASRAIPSQLLHGGTPVAERERMVDRFQSAEVPVFLLSLKAAGTGLNLTRAAHVVHYDRWWNPAVEEQATDRAYRIGQTQPVQVHRIIAEGTVEDRIGELLESKRALADAVLGTGETALTELSDRDLADLVALRRPA